The region CAGCCGATGCCCGTCGAGCGCAGCGACGTCGGGTAATAATGGCCCGCGAGCGCATTGACCGCGGGCTGTCCGCCGACGACGCAAAAGCCGCCGACGAACACGGCTGCGAGCAGCCAGACGAACGCGTGCGCGACCGAGCCGATCAGGCCGATCGCGATCGTCGCGCACGCGAAGCACGCGAACAGCACGCGCGCGAAACCATGCCGTTCGATGAACCAGCCGAGCGACAGCGTGCCGATCACGCCGCCCGTCTGCAGCACCGTGCCGACGATGACGGCCGTGCCGCTCGCGTAGCCCGCGTCGCGCATCACGGTCGGCAGCCAGTTCGACAGGAAGTACAGGTCGATCAGGTTCATGAAGTTGATCGCCCACAACAGCAGCGTGACGCGCGCGCGTCCCGAGCGGAACAGCTCGGCGACGGGCGCGCCCCGGGGTCCCGCTTCGCGCACGACAAGCCGCGTATCGGGCGGGACCGCGAGCCGCGGCGCGAACTTCGCGAGCCACGCGCGCGCCGCGTCGTGCCGGCCGCGCAGCACGAGCAACTGCGGCGATTCGGGCAGGCTCGCGGCCATCGCGGCCGCGAGCGCGAGCGGCACCGCGCCGCCGACGAAGAACACCGCGCGCCAGCCGAACGCGGGAATCAGCGCGGCGCTGACGAACCCGCCCAGCGCCGCACCGAGCGTGAAGCCGCACGACACGATCATCATCCGCTTCACGCGGTGCGCGCCCGGGCTGCATTCGCCGACGAGCGCCATCGCGTTCGGCATGATGCAGCCGAGCCCCAGGCCCGTGACGAAGCGCAGCGCGATCAATATCGGGATCGACGTCGCGAACGGCGTCGCGAGCATCGCGAGCGCGAAGAACAGCGTCGCGCCGATCAGCACGGGCCGCCGGCCGATCCGATCGGCGAGCACCGACAGGCCGAGCGCGCCGAGCAGCATGCCGAACAGGCTCGCGCTGAAGACGGGCCCGAGCGCCTGCTTCTTCACACCCCATTCGGCGATCACGCTCGGTGCGACGTAGCCCATCGCCTGCGCGTCGAAACCGTCGATCACGAGGCACAGCCCGCAAAGCGCGAGCAGCATCGCGTGAAACGCGGGCCGGTGCGTGTCGTCGATCACGC is a window of Burkholderia mallei ATCC 23344 DNA encoding:
- a CDS encoding MFS transporter; amino-acid sequence: MSAAANPARVLEIERVIDDTHRPAFHAMLLALCGLCLVIDGFDAQAMGYVAPSVIAEWGVKKQALGPVFSASLFGMLLGALGLSVLADRIGRRPVLIGATLFFALAMLATPFATSIPILIALRFVTGLGLGCIMPNAMALVGECSPGAHRVKRMMIVSCGFTLGAALGGFVSAALIPAFGWRAVFFVGGAVPLALAAAMAASLPESPQLLVLRGRHDAARAWLAKFAPRLAVPPDTRLVVREAGPRGAPVAELFRSGRARVTLLLWAINFMNLIDLYFLSNWLPTVMRDAGYASGTAVIVGTVLQTGGVIGTLSLGWFIERHGFARVLFACFACATIAIGLIGSVAHAFVWLLAAVFVGGFCVVGGQPAVNALAGHYYPTSLRSTGIGWSLGVGRVGSVLGPLVGGQLIALGWSNDALFHAAAVPVLCSAVFVIGLASVTRRRGMAAPNVA